One Capricornis sumatraensis isolate serow.1 chromosome 8, serow.2, whole genome shotgun sequence genomic region harbors:
- the LOC138084187 gene encoding primary amine oxidase, liver isozyme-like isoform X5 — MAFVPTAIPWSPEHQIQRLQVTRKQLETEEQAAFPLGGASPRYLYLASKQSNKWGHPRGYRIQTVSFAGEPLPQNSSMERAFSWARYQLAVTQRKEGEPSSTSIYNLNDPWSPTLDFSDFINNETIAGQDLVAWVTAGFLHIPHAEDIPNTVTVGNGVGFFLRPYNFFDQEPSMDSADSIYFREDQDAGSCEVNSLACLSQAPACVPDLPTFSHGGFSHNQVVLGMGNVAGAPEPGSVETGGDGH; from the exons ATGGCTTTTGTCCCCACGGCGATACCCTGGAGCCCCGAGCACCAGATACAGAGGCTGCAGGTGACCCGGAAGCAGCTGGAGACCGAGGAGCAGGCCGCCTTCCCCCTCGGAGGGGCCTCCCCTCGCTACCTGTACCTGGCCAGCAAGCAGAGCAACAAGTGGGGGCACCCTCGGGGCTACCGCATCCAGACGGTCAGCTTTGCTGGGGAGCCACTGCCCCAGAACAGCTCCATGGAGAGAGCCTTCAGCTGGGCAAG GTACCAGCTGGCCGTGACCCAGCGGAAGGAGGGGGAGCCCAGCAGCACCAGCATCTATAATTTGAACGACCCCTGGAGCCCCACCCTGGACTTCAGTGACTTCATCAACAATGAGACCATTGCTGGGCAA GACTTGGTGGCCTGGGTGACAGCCGGTTTCCTGCACATCCCACATGCAGAGGACATTCCCAACACGGTGACAGTGGGGAATGGTGTGGGCTTCTTCTTGCGACCCTACAACTTCTTTGACCAGGAGCCCTCCATGGATTCTGCTGACTCCATCTACTTTCGGGAGGACCAGGATGCTGGGTCCTGTGAGGTCAACTCCTTGGCTTGCCTGTCCCAGGCTCCTGCCTGTGTCCCTGACCTCCCTACCTTCTCCCACGGGGGCTTCTCCCACAACCAGGTGGTTCTTGGAATGGGGAATGTGGCTGGGGCCCCAGAGCCAGGGAGTGTGGAGACGGGAGGGGACGGGCACTGA